A genomic stretch from Flavobacterium sp. KS-LB2 includes:
- a CDS encoding LysR substrate-binding domain-containing protein, giving the protein MDFRLKVFYTVANRLSFTKAATELFITQPAISKHIQELEEQYKIKLFDRNGSKIALTTAGEVLLKHTKNIFELYREIDFDMSTLINQRSGLLRLGASTTISQYIIPPLLARFHQKLQDVKVSLLNGNTEQIENALLNQEIEIGIVEGQSKNKSIKYTEFLKDELVLVCKSSNPLVSFDEVTQEDLKNMHFLMREQGSGTLEVIEHALKPFEIKLSELQIEMQLGSTESIKSYLINSDCVAFISIHAIKKELQNNELAILDIKDLVIERFFYVITLQGKTDSLSDLFIQNISNHYNLKL; this is encoded by the coding sequence ATGGATTTTAGACTGAAAGTATTTTATACCGTTGCAAATCGTTTGAGTTTTACAAAAGCAGCAACCGAATTATTCATTACGCAACCTGCGATTTCCAAACATATTCAAGAGTTAGAAGAGCAATATAAAATCAAATTGTTTGACAGGAATGGTTCTAAAATCGCATTGACAACTGCCGGTGAAGTATTATTAAAACACACCAAAAATATTTTCGAACTATATAGAGAAATTGATTTTGATATGAGCACGCTTATTAATCAACGTTCTGGTTTGTTGCGATTAGGCGCCAGTACAACGATTTCTCAGTATATAATTCCGCCACTTTTAGCTCGTTTCCATCAAAAATTACAAGATGTAAAAGTGAGTTTACTCAATGGAAACACCGAGCAAATAGAAAATGCTTTACTAAACCAGGAAATTGAAATAGGAATTGTTGAAGGGCAATCAAAAAATAAATCCATTAAATATACCGAGTTTTTAAAAGATGAATTGGTTCTAGTTTGTAAGAGTTCCAATCCGTTAGTAAGTTTTGATGAAGTGACTCAGGAAGATCTTAAAAACATGCATTTTTTAATGAGGGAACAGGGTTCTGGAACACTTGAAGTTATTGAACATGCATTAAAACCATTTGAAATTAAACTATCAGAACTACAAATTGAAATGCAATTAGGAAGTACTGAAAGCATAAAATCCTATTTGATAAACTCTGACTGCGTGGCTTTTATATCCATTCATGCGATAAAAAAAGAACTTCAAAACAATGAATTGGCTATATTAGATATTAAAGACTTAGTTATTGAACGTTTCTTTTACGTCATTACGTTACAAGGAAAAACTGATTCTTTATCGGATTTGTTTATCCAGAATATTTCTAATCATTATAATTTAAAGTTATAG
- the fabG gene encoding 3-oxoacyl-[acyl-carrier-protein] reductase yields the protein MKLLEGKVAIITGASRGIGKGIAEVFAKHGANVAFTYSSSVESALALENELNALGIKAKGYQSNAADFNEAQTLVDAVLAEFGTVDILINNAGITKDNLLMRMSEGDFDQVIDVNLKSVFNMTKAIQRTFLKQRSGSIINMSSVVGVKGNAGQTNYAASKAGVIGFSKSVALELGSRNIRCNVIAPGFIETEMTAKLNEDVVKGWRDGIPLKRGGTTEDVANACLFFASDMSAYVTGQVMNVCGGMLT from the coding sequence ATGAAATTACTAGAAGGAAAAGTTGCCATAATTACTGGTGCGAGTCGAGGAATTGGAAAAGGAATTGCTGAAGTTTTTGCAAAACATGGTGCAAATGTAGCCTTTACATATAGTTCATCAGTAGAATCTGCTTTGGCTCTTGAAAATGAATTGAATGCTCTTGGAATTAAAGCCAAAGGGTACCAATCGAATGCTGCGGATTTTAATGAAGCGCAAACTCTTGTAGATGCGGTTTTGGCTGAATTTGGAACGGTTGACATTTTAATCAATAACGCCGGAATTACCAAAGACAACCTTTTGATGCGTATGTCAGAAGGTGATTTTGATCAAGTAATTGATGTTAACTTAAAGTCGGTTTTTAATATGACTAAAGCCATTCAACGTACGTTTTTGAAGCAACGTTCTGGTTCAATTATCAATATGAGTTCTGTTGTGGGAGTAAAAGGAAATGCTGGACAAACGAATTATGCTGCTTCTAAAGCGGGAGTTATTGGTTTTTCTAAATCAGTAGCATTGGAATTAGGATCTCGTAACATTCGTTGTAATGTAATTGCTCCAGGATTTATAGAAACGGAAATGACGGCTAAATTAAACGAAGATGTTGTAAAAGGATGGAGAGACGGAATTCCGTTGAAACGCGGCGGAACGACTGAAGATGTTGCCAATGCATGTCTTTTCTTTGCCTCGGACATGAGCGCGTATGTAACCGGACAGGTTATGAATGTTTGTGGAGGAATGCTTACTTAA